Proteins encoded together in one Planctomyces sp. SH-PL14 window:
- a CDS encoding acyltransferase family protein: MHARTYRADIDGLRGLAVLFVLFFHAGLGCSGGYVGVDVFFVLSGYLITPLILEEIEAGTFRLASFWERRIRRILPALSLVMLGTLGLGWFLLLPTEFRDLGRSLVAQAGMASNVYFWLTSGYFDAAADSRPLLHLWSLAVEEQFYVLLPLALLVLSRFGRIGTAAGLVAMLGVSFALNLMGIGRYPSATYFLLPTRAWELLVGSLVCLLPAPKAKWRGFAEGTAAIGLGGIIAAAFLFDRTTAFPGAAALLPCLGTAAVLWAGSRRGPEGSERGAGEIGDIGDGRATWIGRALAGPWLRLVGLISYSLYLWHWPLLVLARQWGFRELTVAERVACLMASVVLAWGSWILVERPLRSRRLMPDRRMVLTAGGACMAMFLLAGGLLAISDGLLWRFPDRTQRYLEVTRNRMRYFQVTPEDVLNERLVEVGGNPNGPVHCLVWGDSHAAALFPALKDRADRTGMRCVSATYPSTTPLLGFTSLGPASLKDRSVPFNDAVVAYAGQRHVPHVLIVAYWGKTSFEEGPVGGLSRMQDCFAETVARLRRGGARVWIMKQVPAYPIEIPQALARLSVLGRDPDALRMPLQHHREQQAPYDRIIDAMTAHGATVLDPATWLSDETQRTVVEAEGRVLYRDAHHLTPEGAMQLSPLFETIFPTRAAEESTSSTTLRR; this comes from the coding sequence ATGCATGCACGAACGTATCGGGCCGATATCGACGGGCTGCGCGGGCTGGCCGTCCTGTTCGTGCTCTTCTTTCATGCCGGTCTCGGCTGCTCCGGGGGCTATGTCGGCGTCGACGTCTTCTTCGTCCTTTCGGGCTACCTGATCACTCCGCTCATCCTCGAAGAGATCGAAGCGGGGACGTTCCGCCTCGCCTCCTTCTGGGAACGACGCATCCGCCGGATCCTTCCGGCGCTGTCCCTCGTGATGCTCGGCACGCTGGGCCTGGGATGGTTCCTGCTGCTTCCGACGGAGTTCCGGGACCTCGGCCGATCCCTCGTTGCGCAGGCCGGCATGGCCTCCAACGTCTACTTCTGGCTCACCTCGGGATACTTCGACGCCGCCGCGGACTCACGGCCCCTTCTGCACCTGTGGTCCCTGGCTGTGGAGGAACAGTTCTACGTCCTGCTGCCGCTGGCGCTGCTCGTCCTCAGCCGGTTCGGCCGGATCGGGACGGCGGCCGGCCTCGTCGCGATGCTGGGGGTCTCGTTCGCGCTCAACCTCATGGGCATCGGCCGGTATCCCTCGGCGACCTACTTCCTCCTCCCCACGCGAGCGTGGGAACTGCTCGTCGGCTCGCTCGTCTGCCTGCTTCCCGCTCCGAAGGCGAAGTGGAGAGGTTTCGCCGAAGGGACCGCGGCGATCGGACTCGGCGGCATCATCGCCGCGGCGTTCCTGTTCGACAGGACGACGGCGTTCCCCGGCGCGGCGGCGCTGCTGCCGTGCCTGGGAACCGCGGCGGTGCTCTGGGCGGGATCGCGCCGCGGTCCCGAAGGGAGCGAACGGGGCGCGGGAGAGATCGGGGACATCGGGGACGGACGAGCAACCTGGATCGGCCGGGCGCTGGCCGGGCCGTGGCTGCGGCTCGTGGGGCTGATTTCCTATTCGCTGTATCTATGGCACTGGCCTCTGCTGGTGCTGGCCCGGCAATGGGGCTTTCGCGAACTCACCGTGGCCGAGCGGGTCGCGTGCCTGATGGCCAGCGTGGTTCTCGCCTGGGGGTCGTGGATCCTGGTCGAACGCCCGCTTCGATCCCGTCGGCTGATGCCGGATCGCCGGATGGTGCTCACGGCCGGAGGAGCCTGCATGGCGATGTTCCTGCTGGCCGGCGGACTGCTGGCGATCTCGGACGGACTCCTCTGGCGGTTCCCCGACAGGACGCAGCGCTACCTGGAAGTGACACGGAACCGGATGCGGTACTTCCAGGTGACGCCGGAGGATGTGCTGAACGAGCGGCTCGTCGAAGTCGGCGGCAATCCCAACGGGCCGGTCCACTGCCTGGTCTGGGGAGACAGCCACGCCGCGGCCCTCTTTCCGGCCCTGAAGGACCGCGCGGACCGGACCGGGATGCGGTGCGTCTCCGCGACCTACCCGTCGACGACCCCGCTCCTGGGGTTCACGAGTCTGGGGCCGGCGTCGCTGAAGGATCGTTCGGTCCCGTTCAACGACGCTGTCGTCGCCTATGCCGGGCAGCGCCACGTGCCGCATGTGCTGATCGTGGCCTACTGGGGAAAGACGTCCTTCGAGGAGGGTCCGGTCGGCGGACTTTCGCGGATGCAGGACTGCTTTGCCGAGACGGTGGCCCGGCTGCGGCGCGGGGGGGCGCGGGTCTGGATCATGAAGCAGGTCCCCGCCTATCCGATCGAGATTCCGCAGGCGCTCGCCCGGCTCTCGGTCCTGGGCCGGGATCCCGACGCGTTGCGGATGCCGCTTCAGCATCACCGGGAGCAGCAGGCTCCTTATGATCGGATCATCGACGCCATGACGGCGCACGGCGCGACGGTGCTCGATCCGG